One region of Streptomyces capillispiralis genomic DNA includes:
- a CDS encoding alkaline phosphatase PhoX, whose protein sequence is MSLTRRDFARTSAIAGAGVALAGSVGALASAPNALASADTETADEHAEDTADRHGGVGYGPLVPDPAGLLALPAGFTYRVLTHTGRTRLESGEFTPAEHDGTAAFPGPRGTTLLVNNHEMDGPRDEVEFPVPLVEGLVYDPAAPGGCTVVEVRPDGGVAEWVGIAGTANNCAGGSTPWGTWLTCEENSDRAGENGMTKDHGYVFEVDPADRRANRDPKPLKFFGRYDHEAVVIDTKRGHAYLTEDADEPNGLFYRWTPPEGFRYGPGTLRNLADDAGVLQAPKCYDSGGRYVDDLSRATRTGTVYGVDWVDVPDRDAREVAVREQFGEGEVTRARKLEGMWWGDGGAYIVASYARDESPVQHDGQVWFYDPKRRTLTLKVLLGVNRNPAEDGAFDGPDNITVSPYGGLIIAEDGEGVQHLFGATDSGRTYPIARNELNIGTEEEPEFSEFTGVTFSPDGRTLYANIQEPGIMLAITGPWKRQKRG, encoded by the coding sequence ATGTCGCTCACCCGCAGGGACTTCGCCAGAACGTCCGCGATCGCCGGTGCCGGCGTCGCGCTGGCGGGCAGTGTCGGCGCCCTCGCCTCCGCGCCCAACGCCCTCGCGTCCGCCGACACCGAGACCGCGGACGAGCACGCCGAGGACACGGCGGACCGGCACGGGGGCGTCGGCTACGGGCCGCTCGTCCCGGACCCGGCCGGGCTCCTCGCCCTGCCCGCGGGATTCACCTACCGCGTCCTCACCCACACCGGCAGGACCCGCCTGGAGTCGGGCGAGTTCACGCCCGCCGAGCACGACGGCACGGCCGCCTTCCCCGGCCCGCGCGGCACCACCCTCCTGGTCAACAACCACGAGATGGACGGCCCCCGCGACGAGGTCGAGTTCCCGGTGCCGCTCGTCGAGGGCCTCGTCTACGACCCGGCCGCACCCGGCGGCTGCACCGTCGTCGAAGTCCGCCCCGACGGCGGCGTCGCCGAGTGGGTCGGCATCGCCGGCACCGCCAACAACTGCGCCGGCGGCAGCACCCCCTGGGGCACCTGGCTCACCTGCGAGGAGAACTCCGACCGGGCCGGCGAGAACGGCATGACCAAGGACCACGGCTACGTCTTCGAGGTCGACCCCGCCGACCGGCGCGCCAACCGCGACCCCAAGCCGTTGAAGTTCTTCGGCCGCTACGACCACGAGGCCGTCGTCATCGACACCAAGCGCGGCCACGCCTACCTCACCGAGGACGCCGACGAGCCCAACGGCCTCTTCTACCGCTGGACCCCGCCGGAGGGCTTCCGCTACGGCCCCGGCACGCTGCGCAACCTCGCCGACGACGCCGGCGTCCTCCAGGCGCCCAAGTGCTACGACTCCGGCGGCCGGTACGTCGACGACCTGTCCCGCGCCACGAGGACCGGCACCGTGTACGGCGTCGACTGGGTCGACGTGCCCGACCGGGACGCCCGCGAGGTCGCGGTCCGCGAGCAGTTCGGCGAGGGCGAGGTCACCCGCGCCCGCAAGCTGGAGGGCATGTGGTGGGGCGACGGCGGGGCGTACATCGTCGCCTCGTACGCCCGTGACGAGAGCCCCGTCCAGCACGACGGACAGGTCTGGTTCTACGACCCCAAGCGCCGCACCCTCACCCTGAAGGTGCTGCTCGGCGTCAACCGGAACCCGGCCGAGGACGGCGCCTTCGACGGCCCCGACAACATCACCGTCTCCCCGTACGGCGGGCTGATCATCGCCGAGGACGGCGAGGGCGTGCAGCACCTGTTCGGCGCCACCGACAGCGGACGCACCTACCCGATCGCCCGCAACGAACTGAACATCGGCACCGAGGAGGAGCCCGAGTTCAGCGAGTTCACCGGCGTCACCTTCTCGCCCGACGGCAGGACCCTCTACGCCAACATCCAGGAACCGGGCATCATGCTCGCCATCACCGGGCCCTGGAAGCGGCAGAAGCGCGGCTGA
- a CDS encoding TetR/AcrR family transcriptional regulator yields the protein MAQVRPMRADARRNHERLLKVAVEAFATYGEGASLDDIAKRAGVGSGTLYRHFPTRRALLEAAYVDRIESIAARAAELGERLPPGEALVEWLNELGAGMIQLRGLRVLLGTAVGGGTPAGDATDCCDPLLRAVARLVGAAVEAGAVRADVEPVDVLRLAHGVATASELAGGEGAHVRRYLELLMTGLRA from the coding sequence ATGGCCCAGGTCAGGCCCATGCGCGCGGACGCTCGGCGCAATCACGAGCGGTTGCTGAAGGTGGCGGTGGAGGCCTTCGCCACGTACGGCGAGGGCGCCTCGCTCGACGACATCGCCAAGCGGGCCGGTGTCGGCTCCGGCACGCTCTACCGGCACTTCCCGACCCGCCGGGCGCTGCTGGAGGCCGCCTACGTCGACCGGATCGAGTCGATCGCGGCGCGCGCCGCCGAGCTGGGCGAGCGGCTGCCGCCCGGTGAGGCGCTGGTGGAGTGGCTGAACGAGCTGGGCGCCGGGATGATCCAGCTCCGCGGGCTGCGGGTGCTGCTCGGCACGGCGGTCGGGGGCGGCACGCCCGCGGGCGACGCCACCGACTGCTGCGATCCGCTGCTGCGGGCCGTGGCCCGGCTGGTCGGGGCGGCCGTGGAGGCGGGCGCGGTGCGGGCGGACGTCGAGCCGGTCGACGTGCTGCGGCTGGCCCACGGCGTGGCGACGGCCTCGGAGCTGGCGGGCGGGGAGGGCGCGCACGTCCGCCGCTACCTGGAGCTGCTGATGACGGGGCTGCGGGCGTAG